A stretch of Cylindrospermopsis curvispora GIHE-G1 DNA encodes these proteins:
- a CDS encoding tripartite tricarboxylate transporter permease produces the protein MYLVLSLPALILGILVGIVSGLTPGIHVNLIASLMVAFYASASLDKEFALPISIFIVAVSITHAFFDYIPSLFLGIPTDEVYSLLPGQRLIKEGNGGEALNLSIEGSWRGLKAALLIASLCTLLTVIGINPIEWVEKLIKPGLFWILLIASAILIITEKNRLTAGLLFLLSGIFGIIILGTPLIPGGSSAAFGVLFPALSGLFGISGLLQTLSEKTASLPPQNKNIKLNLPESEINKGSLIGTLSGMAVGLLPGLGSANAATLALLFIGNQETSDRSRLYIVITSAIQSSDALFGIAALYFINKSRSGASVAINSIIGDLDSWITMILILMGMGIAGFLSRKLLLKTWRPLTSVIDNLDYKSLTIAIIVFITTLVLISTGIWGLLILVAGSCLGLLPSIFQVRKSQMMGLFLVPVLLFFSGYQDTVVSFFALEGQSSPPVNSSLSEISIFLLISVIIAISSYFINSKFQRNT, from the coding sequence ATGTATTTAGTCTTGTCCTTACCCGCGCTGATATTAGGAATACTGGTTGGTATTGTTTCCGGTTTGACACCAGGTATTCACGTTAATCTTATAGCTTCTTTAATGGTAGCATTTTATGCCTCTGCGTCTTTAGACAAGGAGTTTGCCCTACCCATCTCTATATTCATTGTAGCAGTAAGCATTACCCATGCCTTTTTTGATTACATTCCCAGTTTATTTTTAGGCATTCCTACTGATGAGGTATATTCCCTTTTACCGGGACAAAGATTAATAAAAGAGGGTAATGGTGGTGAAGCATTAAATCTATCCATAGAGGGGTCATGGCGCGGTTTAAAAGCTGCTCTTCTTATTGCTTCTCTCTGTACTTTATTGACTGTAATTGGGATTAATCCCATAGAATGGGTAGAAAAATTAATAAAACCCGGATTATTTTGGATATTATTAATAGCTTCAGCCATTCTTATAATAACAGAAAAAAATCGTTTAACTGCGGGGCTTTTATTCTTATTAAGTGGTATCTTCGGTATTATTATCTTAGGAACCCCTCTAATTCCAGGAGGTTCTTCAGCAGCTTTTGGGGTTTTATTTCCAGCTTTATCTGGTTTATTTGGTATTAGTGGACTCCTACAAACATTATCTGAAAAGACTGCTAGTCTACCTCCTCAAAATAAAAACATAAAGTTGAATTTACCAGAATCAGAAATAAACAAAGGTAGTTTGATTGGAACCTTATCAGGGATGGCTGTTGGCTTACTCCCCGGTCTAGGTTCAGCTAACGCTGCTACTCTAGCTCTACTCTTTATTGGTAATCAAGAAACAAGCGATCGCAGTAGGTTATATATTGTAATTACATCAGCCATACAATCTTCAGATGCACTATTTGGAATAGCAGCATTATACTTTATCAACAAATCAAGGTCTGGTGCATCTGTCGCCATTAATTCCATAATTGGAGACTTAGATTCTTGGATAACCATGATATTGATTTTAATGGGGATGGGTATAGCTGGGTTTTTGAGTCGTAAACTACTTTTAAAAACCTGGAGACCATTGACATCAGTAATAGACAATTTGGACTACAAGAGTTTAACAATAGCAATTATTGTATTTATAACAACACTTGTATTAATATCAACAGGTATTTGGGGATTATTAATTCTGGTAGCGGGTAGTTGTCTAGGATTGTTACCATCCATATTCCAAGTGAGAAAAAGTCAAATGATGGGATTATTTCTCGTGCCAGTTTTACTGTTCTTTAGCGGATACCAAGATACTGTTGTTAGCTTCTTTGCTTTGGAAGGTCAGTCTTCTCCCCCAGTCAATTCTAGTTTATCTGAAATCAGTATATTTTTATTGATTAGTGTCATAATCGCAATAAGTAGTTATTTTATTAACTCCAAGTTCCAACGAAATACTTAA
- a CDS encoding OB-fold nucleic acid binding domain-containing protein, translating into MTIELRINVSMLKNYITSPHLPLLLFVTLTGLIWGFGKTYKPVLSQAVVYSGESFSSDSVGTLVISRGLVKSSYRSSQGMHFLTLTGSAGEYRASFFPSLGKLPFSPKRGDTVEIVGLLSIYDNKSQVSPLSSQSITKTSGTDSEYSSNFNSSPNSYPTVKVKELSDYMEKTVWIKSLRPVSSEEFTSRKGYKMLRFKLESDSGDSISGVFFEGDWNQETLNILSSNGSIDILAKVTEFQNEISLNAKQVKRN; encoded by the coding sequence TTGACCATAGAATTAAGAATTAACGTTAGTATGTTAAAAAACTATATTACTTCTCCTCATTTACCATTACTTCTATTTGTTACCCTTACTGGACTAATCTGGGGATTTGGTAAAACATATAAGCCAGTATTATCCCAAGCTGTTGTTTATAGTGGGGAGTCCTTTTCCTCTGACTCTGTAGGGACATTAGTTATTTCCAGGGGATTGGTCAAAAGTAGTTATCGAAGTTCCCAGGGAATGCACTTTCTGACACTTACAGGATCTGCGGGTGAATATCGGGCTTCCTTTTTCCCCTCTTTAGGAAAGCTCCCTTTTTCTCCAAAGCGGGGGGATACGGTGGAAATAGTCGGATTACTTAGTATTTATGATAATAAATCCCAGGTCTCTCCCTTGTCTTCTCAATCAATCACAAAAACTAGTGGAACTGATTCCGAATACTCTAGTAATTTTAATTCCTCTCCCAATTCTTATCCCACGGTTAAGGTCAAGGAACTTAGTGATTATATGGAGAAAACAGTATGGATTAAGTCTTTACGCCCTGTTTCCTCCGAGGAATTCACATCAAGAAAGGGTTATAAAATGCTGAGATTTAAGCTAGAGAGTGATAGTGGAGATTCTATAAGCGGAGTATTTTTTGAGGGGGACTGGAATCAGGAAACTCTAAATATATTATCATCCAATGGATCAATTGATATTTTGGCTAAAGTTACCGAATTTCAGAATGAAATATCACTAAACGCCAAACAAGTCAAACGTAATTAA
- a CDS encoding protein kinase domain-containing protein, which produces MNKILCVKPDCLHQNPNDCKFCQKCGNKLILRERFIPREILGEGGFGRTFLATDTGKPSQPTCVIKQFLPQAQGTDTIEKASRLFNQEAKQLEQLGQHPQIPELLDYFIHTEDNRQYLVQEYVEGDTLEIELQKNGVFSPARVTELLIELLNILQFVHKKQVIHRDIKPENIIRRAMDNKIFLVDFGAAKVVDPTAGGKEGTIIGSMEYCAPEQLRGKATFVSDVYSLGLTCLYLFTGSSPNKFYDTATERFLWRDKLGNRSVDEKLGKILDKMTAPIAERYQSANDVIGDLRSRPAINITNNVTLTPPIKNSPKSYKPFFTGYKSGGLRLLNSRIMVVIVVVSLSVVFLNMVEKFGASKSDLPLLRESPESSVIPESNVPRNYLRLQELLAAGNWKEADKETEQLILTVVNRQREGFINPKVIEQIPCSDLNTLNQLWLQYSDGKFGFSPQKEIYLGLGGTEDYNQDTFSSFGEKLGWKRGETWLKYDELPSVQGNLSNAAMGEMPALIFYEWWWKTIGIESQVNPWGLGLFFNRSRICQL; this is translated from the coding sequence ATGAATAAAATCCTCTGCGTAAAACCAGACTGTTTGCACCAGAATCCAAACGACTGTAAATTCTGCCAAAAATGTGGCAACAAATTAATTTTGCGAGAGCGGTTCATCCCCCGGGAAATTTTGGGGGAGGGAGGATTTGGACGTACCTTTTTAGCAACAGATACGGGTAAACCATCTCAACCTACCTGTGTGATTAAACAATTTTTACCCCAAGCCCAGGGCACAGACACTATTGAAAAAGCATCCCGTTTATTTAATCAAGAAGCAAAACAGTTAGAGCAGTTGGGTCAACATCCTCAAATCCCAGAACTTTTGGACTATTTTATCCACACAGAGGATAATCGTCAGTATTTGGTTCAGGAGTATGTGGAGGGGGATACATTAGAGATTGAACTCCAGAAAAACGGGGTTTTCTCCCCTGCTAGGGTTACTGAACTATTAATAGAGCTATTAAATATTTTACAATTTGTCCATAAAAAACAGGTTATTCATCGTGACATAAAGCCAGAAAATATAATTCGTCGTGCTATGGACAATAAAATATTTCTAGTTGACTTTGGTGCAGCGAAGGTGGTGGATCCAACAGCAGGGGGGAAAGAAGGGACAATTATAGGATCTATGGAATACTGCGCTCCAGAACAGCTGCGGGGAAAAGCTACTTTCGTTAGTGATGTGTATAGTTTAGGGTTAACTTGTCTATACTTGTTCACTGGTTCTAGTCCTAATAAGTTTTACGATACTGCAACAGAAAGATTTTTATGGCGAGATAAGTTAGGTAATAGGTCTGTTGATGAAAAATTAGGAAAGATTTTGGATAAAATGACTGCACCTATTGCAGAGCGTTACCAGTCTGCTAATGATGTAATAGGAGATTTACGTTCTAGACCTGCTATCAATATTACCAATAATGTTACGCTTACACCTCCAATAAAAAATTCACCGAAAAGTTATAAGCCCTTTTTTACTGGGTATAAGAGTGGTGGACTAAGGTTGCTAAATTCTAGAATAATGGTGGTAATTGTTGTAGTGTCTTTAAGTGTAGTGTTTTTAAACATGGTGGAGAAGTTTGGTGCATCCAAATCAGATCTCCCCTTATTACGAGAAAGCCCAGAAAGCTCAGTTATTCCAGAATCTAATGTTCCTCGGAATTACTTGAGGTTACAAGAGCTGCTTGCTGCTGGTAACTGGAAGGAAGCTGATAAAGAAACAGAACAATTAATCTTAACCGTAGTAAATCGGCAAAGGGAAGGATTTATAAACCCTAAAGTAATTGAACAAATTCCATGTTCTGATTTGAATACGCTGAATCAATTATGGTTACAATACAGTGATGGTAAATTTGGGTTCTCTCCGCAAAAAGAAATTTATCTTGGTTTAGGTGGCACTGAAGATTACAACCAAGATACTTTCAGTTCTTTTGGAGAAAAGTTAGGGTGGAAAAGGGGAGAAACATGGTTAAAATATGATGAATTGCCATCAGTTCAAGGAAATCTTAGCAATGCTGCGATGGGAGAAATGCCCGCGTTGATTTTCTATGAATGGTGGTGGAAAACGATAGGAATAGAATCACAGGTGAATCCTTGGGGGCTAGGACTATTCTTTAATAGGTCTCGTATTTGTCAACTTTAA
- the psbA gene encoding photosystem II q(b) protein, with amino-acid sequence MTTAIQQRQSANVWDRFCEFITSTNNRLYIGWFGVLMIPTLLAATTCFIIAFIAAPPVDIDGIREPVAGSLMYGNNIISGAVVPSSNAIGLHFYPIWEAASLDEWLYNGGPYQLVIFHFLIGVACYLGREWELSFRLGMRPWICVAFSAPLAAATAVFLIYPIGQGSFSDGMPLGISGTFNFMIVFQAEHNILMHPFHMLGVAGVFGGSLFSAMHGSLVTSSLVRETTETESQNYGYKFGQEEETYNIVAAHGYFGRLIFQYASFNNSRSLHFFLAAWPVVGIWFTALGVSTMAFNLNGFNFNQSIIDSQGRVIGTWADVINRANLGMEVMHERNAHNFPLDLAAGEVAPVALTAPAING; translated from the coding sequence ATGACCACTGCCATTCAACAGCGCCAAAGCGCCAACGTATGGGATCGCTTCTGTGAATTTATCACCAGCACCAACAACCGCCTCTATATTGGCTGGTTCGGGGTGTTAATGATCCCCACCCTTCTCGCAGCTACTACTTGCTTCATCATTGCTTTTATTGCTGCTCCCCCCGTGGACATCGACGGTATCCGCGAACCCGTAGCTGGTTCCCTAATGTACGGTAACAACATCATCTCCGGTGCTGTAGTTCCTTCCTCCAACGCCATTGGCTTGCACTTCTACCCCATTTGGGAAGCTGCATCCTTAGATGAATGGTTATACAACGGTGGTCCTTACCAACTAGTAATTTTCCACTTCTTGATTGGTGTAGCCTGCTACCTAGGTCGTGAATGGGAACTATCCTTCCGGTTAGGCATGCGTCCTTGGATTTGCGTAGCATTCTCCGCTCCTTTGGCAGCAGCTACCGCAGTATTCTTAATCTACCCCATCGGACAAGGTTCATTCTCTGATGGTATGCCCTTAGGTATCTCTGGAACCTTCAACTTCATGATTGTGTTCCAAGCAGAGCATAACATTCTCATGCACCCCTTCCACATGTTAGGAGTAGCAGGTGTATTCGGTGGTAGCTTGTTCAGCGCTATGCACGGTTCCTTGGTAACATCTTCCTTAGTAAGAGAAACAACCGAAACCGAGTCTCAGAACTATGGTTACAAGTTCGGACAAGAGGAAGAAACCTACAACATCGTAGCAGCACACGGTTACTTCGGACGCTTGATATTCCAATATGCTTCATTCAACAACAGCCGTTCACTGCACTTCTTCTTGGCAGCATGGCCAGTAGTAGGAATCTGGTTTACAGCACTGGGTGTAAGCACCATGGCATTCAACCTGAATGGATTCAACTTCAACCAATCCATCATTGATTCTCAAGGACGCGTAATCGGTACATGGGCTGACGTAATCAACCGTGCTAACCTAGGTATGGAAGTAATGCACGAGCGTAACGCCCACAACTTCCCCTTAGACCTAGCTGCTGGTGAAGTAGCACCTGTAGCATTAACCGCCCCCGCAATCAACGGTTAA